The following coding sequences are from one Leishmania braziliensis MHOM/BR/75/M2904 complete genome, chromosome 36 window:
- a CDS encoding conserved NUDIX hydrolase protein, translated as MIRTAAAAARLPQSAQGWVPLLQQALSFPIESVAFPSHFCLHTFSDGSTTTTGFSPQKTPVKLTTPRQCAVLVLLSPTATGDGFQDMCITLTKRTETVSSHKSEMSFPGGHAEADETPRNAAQREALEEVGLLPSEYEIIGSLTPISTKSQHVCVTPFVAVATKPVQPHRASPEEVDSLHYLHLSTLLLKASTSHARVIKYHSLTSKRPCFFPCFFASPVQMDVSPAVRRSPKAAVVMDDCGFDPMLPEDFPGELVWGLTSLMTCELVARVAKVIVDAPEANSAAEVNALLIPSNVVARDPLADSTR; from the coding sequence ATGATCCGgaccgcagccgcagcagcacgtctACCCCAAAGCGCTCAGGGGTGGGTGCCACTACTGCAGCAAGCGCTTAGCTTCCCTATCGAGTCGGTCGCCTTCCCCTCGCATTTCTGCCTCCACACTTTTAGCGATGGCAGCACCACGACCACCGGGTTTTCACCACAAAAGACTCCCGTGAAGCTGACGACGCCGCGCCAGTGTGCCgtgttggtgctgctctcgccCACAGCGACGGGAGACGGATTTCAGGACATGTGCATCACCCTCACCAAGCGCACAGAGACGGTGAGCTCACACAAGAGCGAAATGAGCTTCCCAGGTGGCCATGCCGAGGCCGACGAGACTCCACgcaacgcagcgcagcgtgaggcactggaggaggtgggccTCCTGCCATCAGAGTACGAGATTATCGGATCTCTAACACCGATTTCCACAAAGTCAcagcacgtgtgtgtgacgcCGTTTGTGGCTGTTGCGACTAAGCCTGTGCAGCCACACCGCGCGAGCCCTGAAGAGGTCGATTCTCTCCACTACCTTCACCTGtcaacgctgctgctgaaagCGTCGACAAGTCACGCGCGGGTCATCAAGTATCATTCCTTAACGAGCAAGCGCCCGTGTTTCTTTCCCTGCTTCTTTGCTAGCCCTGTTCAGATGGATGTCTCCCCGGCAGTTCGTCGATCTCCAAAGGCGGCTGTGGTGATGGATGACTGCGGCTTCGATCCGATGCTGCCCGAGGACTTTCCTGGTGAGCTGGTCTGGGGCCTTACTTCCCTCATGACTTGTGAACTCGTGGCCCGCGTTGCGAAGGTTATCGTAGACGCGCCAGAGGCTAACTCAGCAGCGGAAGTGAACGCACTGTTGATTCCTTCGAACGTGGTGGCACGCGACCCTCTCGCCGACTCGACGCGATGA
- a CDS encoding putative dolicholphosphate-mannose synthase, with the protein MSSEHWSFFGLPPFFTEQHSPATLDRQSTLWSNLLLDHAIYHTQRTAGGDTNPLLRFYTTNSDIFYNPAINKRLSPEGAHTMLQALVARHPNHAVVVSDGGPKDFSVLVCTTEGGLKGIEENLLRYILEHGEVQTVAMLSKKGTVMTFDELAGGAALGYGQSRPAYLARLSSAAVPVADVGDLSEEQAVRTYLHALDHHPVSVMRPFKVTLFNLDGTTTQPYQGVKFGGE; encoded by the coding sequence ATGTCCTCTGAACACTGGAGCTTCTTTGGGCTGCCACCCTTCTTCACCGAGCAGCACTCGCCGGCGACGCTGGACAGGCAGTCCACGCTGTGGTCCAACCTCCTTCTCGACCACGCTATCTATCACACTCAGcgcaccgccggcggcgaTACCAACCCCCTTCTGCGCTTCTATACGACCAACAGCGACATTTTCTACAACCCGGCCATCAACAAGCGTCTGAGCCCCGAGGGAGCTCACACAatgctgcaggcgctcgtTGCGCGCCACCCAAACCACGCTGTTGTCGTCTCGGACGGCGGCCCTAAGGACTTCTCTGTACTCGTGTGCACCACGGAGGGCGGGCTCAAAGGGATAGAGGAGAACTTGCTGCGCTACATTCTCGAACACGGCGAGGTGCAGACGGTGGCAATGCTCTCGAAAAAGGGTACGGTAATGACCTTCGATGAACTCGCTGGCGGAGCAGCCCTCGGCTACGGACAGTCTCGCCCCGCGTACCTTGCGCGactttcctctgctgctgttccagttgctgatgtcggcgacCTCTCCGAGGAGCAGGCAGTTCGCACGTACTTGCATGCTCTGGACCATCATCCTGTGTCGGTGATGCGCCCCTTCAAGGTGACTCTCTTTAATCTCGACGGGACCACAACACAGCCCTACCAAGGCGTCAAGTTCGGTGGCGAGTGA
- a CDS encoding putative proteasome beta 2 subunit produces the protein MAATAIAFRCQGYVMVAAAGLNAFYYIKITDEEDKITQLDTHQLVACIGENGPRVNFTEYIKCNLALNRMRQHGRHSSCESTANFMRNSLASALRSREGAYQVNCLFAGYDVPVSEDDDGAAGPQLFYMDYLGTLQAVPFGCHGYGASFVTSLLDRLWRPDLTEQEGLELMQKCCDEVKRRVVISNAHFFVKAVTKNGVEVISAVH, from the coding sequence atggcagcgacagcgatTGCGTTTCGGTGCCAGGGCTACGTCATGGTCGCTGCGGCTGGTCTCAACGCCTTCTACTACATTAAAATCActgacgaggaggacaaaATTACGCAGCTTGACACACATCAGCTGGTGGCGTGCATTGGTGAGAATGGCCCTCGCGTGAACTTCACCGAATACATCAAATGCAACCTCGCACTCAACCGTATGCGCCAACACGgacgccacagcagctgcgagtcGACGGCGAACTTCATGCGCAATTCTCTCGCCAGTGCACTCCGCAGCCGCGAGGGTGCTTACCAGGTGAACTGCCTCTTTGCCGGCTACGACGTGCCGGTGtccgaggacgacgacggcgcggcgggGCCGCAGTTGTTTTACATGGACTACCTCGGCACCCTGCAGGCTGTGCCGTTTGGTTGCCACGGCTACGGCGCTTCGTTTGTAACGTCTCTGCTAGACCGCCTCTGGCGTCCGGACTTGACCGAGCAGGAGGGCCTAGAGCTCATGCAAAAGTGCTGTGACGAGGTGAAGCGCCGCGTTGTTATCAGCAACGCACACTTCTTCGTGAAGGCAGTAACAAAGAACGGGGTAGAGGTCATCTCAGCGGTGCACTAG
- a CDS encoding putative ribonuclease HII, translating to MLNAWRFVPFVRRTSALGSGLLRPNRVLRQKRLTFPPFRPPPTWNALQKVVVGHRETDTGEPTLDGTLDLVGYQLSRDGLLPQTNISGRTLPAPDTNGISASTRRKLERERDAAVAQIKKHGVRLRRSIKETALTIGCDEAGRGPLAGPVVGAAVSRIPVSSFNNEFDQLYEAPEQFQIFDSKSVSERQRDLVFAMITGHVDFFDIVSCKRFVVHHCAGDEAPASVLGSKKFDSHMKLSKLPFKKLLSMQTPYLVTYHGYNSAGNYVYFWSIGIANHTYIDEYNIYNASMNTMHRSAQSIWHMLNDARFSHETAPRPRSSSIVQYLFSRFCTAANHDNDKRYQVPHKLDLLKGATDYFDFEPIQPPLVLIDGHAVPGPSYDYFTSVSIGGDVQPIIEGDKRSLSIAAASCLAKVTRDELMNYIGALYPGYGFGENKGYPVEQHMKYVAKNGLCPIHRKTYRPCRAALEKSQQKK from the coding sequence ATGCTCAACGCATGGCGCTTCGTCCCTTTTGTACGTCGTACGTCTGCCCTTGGCAGTGGCCTGCTCCGACCCAATCGCGTACTACGGCAGAAGCGCCTCACCTTTCCCCCCTTCAGACCACCACCGACGTGGAACGCACTGCAGAAGGTGGTGGTCGGGCATCGCGAGACCGACACGGGCGAGCCCACACTCGATGGCACGTTGGACCTGGTCGGGTACCAGCTCTCCCGTGACGGCCTGCTGCCTCAGACAAACATCTCAGGTCGCACGCTGCCAGCTCCAGATACCAATGGCATCTCTGCGTCGACTCGCCGTAAGctggagcgagagagagatgcggcTGTGGCGCAGATAAAGAAACATggcgtgcggctgcggcgcagcatcAAGGAAACGGCCCTGACGATCGGATGCGATGAGGCGGGCAGAGGCCCACTTGCCGGCCCCGTagtcggcgccgccgtctcgcGCATTCCGGTCTCCAGCTTCAACAACGAGTTTGACCAGTTGTACGAGGCACCCGAGCAGTTTCAGATTTTTGACAGCAAGTCCGTGtcagagcggcagcgcgatCTCGTGTTTGCCATGATCACTGGACACGTCGACTTCTTTGACATTGTGAGCTGCAAGAGGTTTGTCGTGCACCACTGCGCCGGTGATGAGGCGCCAGCGTCGGTGCTGGGCAGTAAAAAGTTCGACTCCCACATGAAGCTATCGAAGCTGCCCTTTAAGAAGTTACTCTCTATGCAAACGCCGTACCTGGTCACCTATCACGGGTACAACAGTGCAGGCAACTATGTGTACTTTTGGTCCATCGGCATCGCCAACCATACCTACATTGATGAGTACAACATCTACAACGCCTCCATGAACACGATGCACCGCTCTGCGCAGTCCATCTGGCACATGCTCAACGATGCGCGTTTCTCGCACgagacggcgccgcggccgcgcTCATCCAGTATCGTGCAGTACCTGTTCAGTCGATTTTGCACCGCTGCAAACCACGACAACGACAAGCGCTATCAGGTGCCGCATAAACTGGACCTTTTGAAAGGGGCCACGGACTACTTTGACTTCGAGCCAATACAACCTCCGCTAGTCCTCATCGACGGCCACGCCGTACCGGGCCCGAGCTACGACTACTTCACCAGCGTCAGTATTGGTGGCGACGTTCAGCCCATCATCGAGGGTGATAAGCGCAGCCTCTCaatcgccgccgcgtcgtgcCTCGCCAAGGTCACCCGTGACGAGCTCATGAATTACATCGGCGCCCTCTACCCGGGCTACGGCTTCGGGGAAAACAAGGGGTACCCAGTAGAGCAACACATGAAGTACGTGGCCAAGAACGGACTGTGCCCGATACACCGCAAGACGTATCGTCCGTGccgcgcagcgctggagaAGAGTCAGCAGAAGAAGTGA
- a CDS encoding putative nuclear protein family a (nop10p), protein MHLRVYMVDGKRVYTLKKMDPENKPTLSAHPARFSPDDKFSRQRVTIKRRFKVLASERRPQPL, encoded by the coding sequence ATGCATCTCCGAGTGTACATGGTCGACGGCAAGCGTGTCTACACGCTGAAGAAGATGGACCCGGAGAACAAGCCGACGCTTAGCGCCCACCCCGCCAGGTTCAGCCCAGATGACAAGTTTAGCCGCCAGCGCGTCACCATCAAGCGCCGGTTCAAGGTACTGGCGTCAGAGCGTCGCCCACAGCCATTGTAA